A genomic segment from Sulfuritalea hydrogenivorans sk43H encodes:
- a CDS encoding GspE/PulE family protein, whose protein sequence is MNHASHKEHRLTLPETVDALVADGLVDAEEAARFKQERRYYKGEVHPLIAIAEQRWKSLQPPHRVLDLDGLTQWLAKWSGLDYFHIDPLKINFSAVTEVMSNSYATRYRILPVEVKSHEVVIATAEPFQRAWEAEMLPILRKDIRRVISSPDDITRYQVEFYNLAKSIKGALGKGDVTGGAANFEQLVELGKGNKQFDANDQHIVTIVDWLWQYAFEQRASDIHVEPRRDLGIVRFRIDGVLHQVYQMPMAVLNAMTSRIKILGRMDVVEKRRPQDGRIKTRTQDGQEVELRLSTLPTAFGEKLVMRIFDPEVLVRDFSELGFADDEAKTWHSMSAQPNGIILVTGPTGSGKTVTLYSTLKQLATPEVNVCTLEDPIEMVEAAFNQVQILPDIGMGFAEGIRSLMRQDPDIIMVGEIRDLETADMAIQAALTGHLVLSTLHTNDAPSAMTRLIDLGVPPYLLSATVLGVMAQRLVRTLCPHCKQPGGLRAEDEAAWTALVAPWKSSMPTQIYRPVGCLECRMTGYKGRIGIYEIMPMSLDIKKLVAGGVELSKLREQAMREGMKPLRIAGAKKVAAGLTTIEEIIKVAPPMFDAG, encoded by the coding sequence ATGAACCACGCTTCGCACAAGGAACACCGCCTGACTCTGCCTGAAACCGTCGATGCCCTCGTCGCCGATGGCCTGGTCGATGCCGAAGAAGCCGCCCGCTTCAAGCAGGAGCGGCGCTACTACAAGGGCGAGGTGCATCCCCTGATCGCGATTGCCGAGCAGCGCTGGAAATCGTTGCAGCCGCCGCACCGCGTGCTCGACCTGGACGGCCTGACGCAATGGCTGGCGAAGTGGTCCGGGCTCGACTACTTCCACATCGATCCGCTGAAGATCAATTTTTCGGCCGTGACGGAGGTGATGAGCAACTCCTACGCGACGCGCTACCGCATCCTGCCGGTCGAGGTGAAGTCGCACGAGGTGGTGATCGCCACCGCCGAGCCCTTCCAGCGGGCGTGGGAGGCGGAGATGCTGCCAATCCTGCGCAAGGACATCCGCCGCGTCATCAGCAGCCCGGACGACATCACGCGCTACCAGGTGGAGTTCTACAACCTGGCCAAGTCGATCAAGGGCGCGCTGGGCAAGGGCGACGTCACCGGCGGCGCCGCGAACTTCGAACAACTGGTGGAGCTGGGCAAGGGCAACAAGCAGTTCGACGCCAACGACCAGCACATCGTCACCATCGTCGATTGGCTCTGGCAATACGCCTTCGAGCAGCGCGCCTCGGACATCCACGTCGAGCCGCGGCGCGACCTGGGCATCGTGCGCTTCCGCATCGACGGCGTGTTGCATCAGGTGTATCAGATGCCGATGGCGGTGCTCAACGCCATGACCAGCCGCATCAAGATCCTCGGCCGCATGGACGTGGTGGAAAAGCGCCGCCCGCAGGACGGCCGTATCAAGACGCGCACCCAGGACGGGCAGGAGGTCGAACTGCGCCTGTCGACGCTGCCGACGGCCTTCGGCGAAAAGCTGGTGATGCGGATTTTCGATCCGGAAGTACTGGTCCGCGATTTCTCCGAACTCGGTTTCGCCGACGACGAAGCGAAGACCTGGCACAGCATGTCCGCCCAGCCCAACGGCATCATCCTGGTGACGGGCCCGACCGGCAGCGGCAAGACGGTGACGCTGTACTCGACGCTGAAGCAGCTGGCGACGCCCGAGGTGAATGTCTGCACGCTGGAAGACCCGATCGAAATGGTCGAGGCCGCCTTCAACCAGGTGCAGATCCTGCCCGACATCGGCATGGGCTTTGCGGAAGGCATCCGCTCGCTGATGCGCCAGGACCCGGACATCATCATGGTCGGCGAAATCCGCGACCTGGAAACCGCCGACATGGCGATCCAGGCCGCGCTGACCGGCCACCTGGTGCTGTCGACCCTGCACACCAACGACGCGCCATCGGCGATGACGCGGCTGATCGATCTGGGCGTGCCGCCCTACCTGCTGTCGGCGACCGTGCTCGGCGTCATGGCGCAGCGCCTGGTGCGCACGCTGTGCCCGCATTGCAAGCAGCCCGGCGGCCTGCGCGCCGAGGACGAAGCGGCATGGACGGCGCTGGTGGCGCCCTGGAAATCCAGCATGCCGACGCAGATCTATCGTCCCGTGGGCTGCCTCGAATGCCGCATGACCGGCTACAAGGGACGCATCGGCATCTACGAGATCATGCCGATGTCGCTCGACATCAAGAAGCTGGTGGCCGGCGGCGTCGAGTTGTCGAAGCTGCGCGAGCAGGCCATGCGCGAAGGCATGAAGCCGCTGCGCATCGCCGGCGCCAAGAAGGTCGCGGCGGGGCTGACCACGATTGAGGAAATCATCAAGGTCGCGCCGCCGATGTTCGACGCGGGCTGA
- a CDS encoding vWA domain-containing protein, whose amino-acid sequence MLIDFFLHLKAKKLPVSTREFLTLLEALKEHVAGNSIDDFYFLARTCLVKDETHYDKFDQAFGEYFKGVTAVPGLDADIPEEWLKMLMKKHLTPEEKAKLEKLGWDKLMEEFKKRLEEQKERHAGGSKWIGTGGSSPFGHGGYHPEGIRIGGESAGNRTAIKVWENREYRNLDDTVELGTRNIKIALRRLRRFAREGAEDELDLDGTIAGTARNAGWLDIRMRPERHNKVKVLLFLDIGGSMDDHIKVCEELFSAAKSEFKHLEYYYFHNCIYDYVWKDNRRRHGERFPLWDVMHKYGEDYKVVVVGDATMSPYEILQPGGSVEYSNEEAGAVWLQRMLDTWPRAVWLNPEPERLWDYRHSIELIRTIFNSRMFPLTLAGLERAMRELNK is encoded by the coding sequence ATGCTGATCGATTTCTTCCTCCACCTCAAGGCGAAGAAACTCCCCGTTTCCACGCGCGAGTTCCTCACGCTGCTGGAGGCGCTAAAGGAGCACGTCGCGGGCAACTCGATCGACGACTTCTACTTTCTGGCGCGCACCTGCCTGGTCAAGGACGAGACGCATTACGACAAGTTCGACCAGGCCTTCGGCGAATACTTCAAGGGCGTAACGGCGGTCCCCGGCCTCGACGCCGACATTCCCGAGGAATGGCTCAAGATGCTGATGAAGAAGCATCTGACGCCCGAGGAAAAGGCCAAGCTGGAAAAGCTCGGCTGGGACAAGCTGATGGAGGAATTCAAGAAGCGCCTCGAAGAGCAGAAGGAACGCCACGCCGGCGGCAGCAAGTGGATCGGCACCGGCGGCAGCTCGCCCTTCGGCCACGGCGGCTACCATCCCGAAGGCATCCGCATCGGCGGCGAATCGGCCGGCAACCGCACCGCGATCAAGGTCTGGGAAAACCGCGAATACCGCAACCTCGACGACACCGTGGAGCTCGGCACGCGCAACATCAAGATCGCGCTGCGCCGCCTGCGCCGCTTCGCCCGCGAAGGCGCCGAGGACGAGCTGGATCTGGACGGCACCATCGCCGGCACGGCGCGCAACGCCGGCTGGCTCGACATCAGGATGCGCCCCGAGCGGCACAACAAGGTCAAGGTGCTGCTGTTCCTCGACATCGGCGGCTCGATGGACGACCACATCAAGGTCTGCGAGGAGCTGTTCTCGGCGGCCAAGAGCGAATTCAAGCACCTCGAGTATTACTACTTCCACAACTGTATCTACGACTACGTCTGGAAGGACAATCGCCGCCGCCATGGCGAGCGCTTCCCGCTGTGGGACGTGATGCACAAGTACGGCGAGGACTACAAGGTAGTGGTGGTCGGCGATGCCACCATGAGCCCCTATGAAATCCTGCAGCCCGGCGGCTCGGTCGAATATTCCAATGAAGAAGCCGGCGCGGTCTGGCTGCAGCGCATGCTCGACACCTGGCCGCGCGCCGTCTGGCTCAACCCCGAACCCGAACGTTTATGGGACTATCGACATTCCATCGAGCTGATCCGCACCATTTTCAACAGCCGCATGTTCCCGCTGACGCTGGCGGGTCTCGAACGCGCCATGCGCGAACTGAACAAATAA
- a CDS encoding GxxExxY protein: protein MNSDTAARDAQTHAIIGAAMAVHGELGHGFLEAVYQEALGLELAARNIPFQREATLPVHYRGKPLSCAYRADFLCYDDLVVELKAISKLTASDYAQIINYLKAARRSKALLLNFGAPSLEYKRFVLNLRKSAKSADDVSLSC, encoded by the coding sequence ATGAATTCAGATACAGCCGCGAGGGATGCTCAGACTCACGCGATCATCGGTGCCGCGATGGCGGTGCATGGTGAGCTCGGGCACGGTTTTCTGGAAGCCGTGTATCAGGAAGCACTCGGTCTGGAGTTGGCGGCCAGGAACATTCCTTTTCAACGAGAAGCAACACTTCCGGTTCACTATCGGGGCAAGCCGCTATCCTGCGCCTATCGCGCCGACTTTCTCTGCTATGACGATCTGGTTGTCGAATTGAAGGCAATAAGCAAGCTTACAGCCAGCGACTACGCCCAGATCATCAACTACTTGAAAGCCGCGCGGCGAAGCAAAGCACTGCTGCTCAATTTCGGAGCACCTAGCCTCGAATACAAGCGCTTTGTTCTTAATCTGCGCAAATCTGCGAAATCTGCGGACGATGTGAGCCTTTCATGCTGA
- a CDS encoding AAA family ATPase, with translation MRFEGTNSYVATPDLMLAVNAAITLQRPLLIKGEPGTGKTMLAEEVAGALGVPLLQWHIKSTTKAQQGLYEYDAVSRLRDSQLGDEKVKDISNYIVKGVLWQAFEQGKPSVILIDEVDKADIEFPNDLLRELDRMEFHVYETRQTIRAAVRPIVIITSNNEKELPDAFLRRCFFHYIKFPDKETMGRIVDVHFPKLKQNLLREAMEVFFELREVPGMKKKPSTSELLDWLKLLVAEDIPPEALRSKDRKTVVPPLAGALLKNEQDVHLFERLVFMARQNR, from the coding sequence ATGCGCTTTGAAGGAACCAACTCCTACGTCGCCACCCCCGACCTGATGCTCGCGGTCAACGCCGCGATCACCCTGCAACGCCCGCTGCTGATCAAGGGCGAGCCCGGCACCGGCAAGACCATGCTGGCCGAGGAAGTCGCCGGCGCCCTGGGCGTGCCGCTCTTGCAATGGCACATCAAGTCCACCACCAAGGCGCAGCAGGGCCTCTACGAATACGACGCGGTGTCGCGCCTGCGCGATTCGCAGCTCGGCGACGAGAAGGTCAAGGACATTTCCAACTACATCGTCAAGGGCGTGCTGTGGCAGGCCTTCGAGCAGGGCAAGCCCTCCGTGATCCTGATCGACGAAGTGGACAAGGCCGACATCGAATTCCCCAACGACCTGCTGCGCGAACTCGACCGCATGGAGTTCCACGTGTACGAAACGCGGCAGACCATCCGCGCCGCCGTGCGCCCCATCGTCATCATCACCTCGAACAACGAGAAGGAACTGCCCGACGCCTTCCTGCGCCGCTGCTTCTTCCACTACATCAAGTTCCCGGACAAGGAGACCATGGGCCGCATCGTCGATGTGCACTTCCCCAAGCTGAAGCAGAACCTGCTGCGCGAGGCGATGGAAGTGTTCTTCGAACTGCGCGAGGTGCCGGGCATGAAGAAGAAGCCCTCGACCTCGGAACTGCTCGACTGGCTCAAGTTGCTGGTCGCCGAAGACATTCCGCCGGAAGCCTTGCGCTCGAAGGATCGCAAGACCGTGGTGCCGCCGCTGGCCGGTGCGCTGCTGAAGAACGAGCAGGACGTGCATCTGTTCGAGCGGCTGGTGTTCATGGCCCGGCAGAACCGCTGA
- a CDS encoding DUF1841 family protein: MFNPSRDQARQFLIDVWAKRRNRLPGTPMDTLAADLVALHPEYHALLEAEDALTREWTPEQGETNPFLHLSLHLAIEEQLSIDQPPGIRAAFNTLQSRRGDRHEALHDVLECLGEMLWRAQRSRLPPDGDAYVDCVRRKAG; this comes from the coding sequence ATGTTTAATCCGAGCCGCGACCAGGCGCGCCAGTTCCTGATCGACGTCTGGGCCAAGCGCCGCAACCGGCTGCCCGGCACGCCGATGGACACGCTGGCCGCCGACCTCGTCGCGCTGCATCCCGAATACCACGCCCTGCTCGAAGCCGAGGACGCGTTGACCCGCGAATGGACGCCGGAGCAAGGTGAGACCAACCCTTTCCTGCACCTGTCGCTGCACCTCGCGATCGAGGAACAGTTGTCCATCGACCAGCCGCCGGGCATCCGCGCCGCCTTCAACACCCTGCAAAGCAGGCGCGGCGACCGCCACGAGGCACTTCACGACGTGCTCGAATGCCTCGGCGAAATGCTCTGGCGCGCCCAGCGCAGCAGGCTGCCCCCGGACGGCGACGCCTATGTCGATTGCGTGCGACGCAAGGCCGGCTAA
- the nth gene encoding endonuclease III, giving the protein MSPKKVREFFSRLAAANPEPKSELEYATPFQLLVAVVLSAQATDKGVNRATRALFRDHPTPQAIAALGVEGLAEYINTIGLYPTKAKNVVALSRLLLERHGGDVPHDRAALEALPGVGRKTANVVLNIAFHEPTIAVDTHIFRVGNRTGLAPGSTVEAVEQKLLKVVPAEFRLHAHHWLILLGRYTCKARSPDCVHCPVFDLCACKEKNV; this is encoded by the coding sequence ATGAGCCCGAAGAAGGTTCGCGAGTTCTTTTCCCGCCTCGCGGCGGCGAACCCCGAGCCGAAATCCGAACTCGAATACGCGACACCCTTTCAGTTGCTGGTGGCCGTGGTGCTTTCCGCCCAGGCCACCGACAAGGGCGTGAATCGCGCCACGCGCGCGCTGTTCCGCGACCACCCGACACCGCAGGCGATCGCCGCGCTGGGCGTGGAAGGTCTTGCCGAATACATCAATACCATCGGCCTCTATCCGACCAAGGCCAAGAACGTCGTGGCCCTCTCGCGCCTGCTGCTGGAACGCCACGGCGGCGACGTGCCGCATGACCGCGCCGCTCTCGAAGCCCTGCCCGGCGTCGGCCGCAAGACCGCCAACGTGGTGCTCAACATCGCCTTCCACGAACCCACCATCGCGGTCGACACCCACATCTTCCGCGTCGGCAACCGCACCGGACTGGCGCCGGGCAGCACGGTCGAAGCGGTCGAACAGAAGCTGCTCAAGGTGGTGCCCGCCGAATTCCGCCTGCACGCCCACCACTGGCTGATCCTGCTCGGCCGCTACACCTGCAAGGCGCGCAGCCCTGATTGCGTGCATTGCCCGGTCTTCGACCTCTGCGCCTGCAAGGAGAAAAATGTTTAA
- the rsxE gene encoding electron transport complex subunit RsxE: MSAYKEIAWNGIWKQNTILAQVLGLCPLLAVSTNFVNATSLGLATIVVMMLSNFGISALRAFIPYEIRIPVFILIIAALVTVVDLLFNAFLHDMYLVLGIFIPLIVTNCIVLARVEAFAAKNGLRAATFDGLMMGIGFVWVIALLGAVRELIGQGTLFSGIEMIFPTLSGIQILPVDYPGFLIAMLPPGAFFVLGLLIAGRNWLDARANQRMREQRIHHQAEHATDHPSSAPA, translated from the coding sequence ATGAGCGCCTACAAGGAAATTGCCTGGAACGGCATCTGGAAGCAGAACACCATCCTCGCCCAGGTGCTGGGCCTGTGTCCGCTGCTGGCCGTGAGCACCAATTTCGTGAATGCAACGAGCCTCGGCCTGGCGACCATCGTCGTCATGATGCTGTCCAATTTCGGGATTTCCGCGTTGCGCGCTTTCATTCCCTACGAGATTCGCATCCCCGTGTTCATCCTGATCATCGCCGCGCTGGTCACCGTGGTCGATCTCCTGTTCAACGCCTTCCTGCACGACATGTATCTGGTGCTCGGCATTTTCATCCCGCTGATCGTCACCAACTGCATCGTGCTGGCCCGCGTCGAGGCCTTCGCCGCCAAGAATGGGCTGCGCGCAGCCACCTTCGACGGATTGATGATGGGCATCGGCTTCGTCTGGGTGATCGCGCTGCTCGGCGCCGTGCGCGAGTTGATCGGCCAGGGCACGCTATTTTCCGGCATCGAGATGATCTTCCCGACGCTGTCCGGCATCCAGATCTTGCCGGTGGACTATCCGGGCTTCCTGATCGCCATGCTGCCGCCCGGCGCCTTCTTCGTCCTGGGCCTGCTGATCGCCGGCCGCAACTGGCTCGATGCGCGCGCCAACCAGCGCATGCGCGAACAGCGCATCCACCATCAGGCTGAACACGCCACCGATCACCCAAGTTCGGCGCCGGCATGA
- the rsxG gene encoding electron transport complex subunit RsxG, which translates to MSESIEVTRRESSVLRISVRTAAILLAFTLVFTALMAGTYKATEPMVTASALAEKLRLIGEVLPPGQYDNDLMADSIILPPQGILGLDDETRVWRARKGGAPVALVFEAAARDGYSGRISLILAVDASGRLLALRVTTHKETPGLGDYIDPKKDKNKTQPWITQFSKLGFDSVPPKKWRVKKDGGRFDQMSGATISARAVTNASGRALAWAVENRDKLFALPANSRFEEKQP; encoded by the coding sequence ATGAGCGAGTCCATCGAAGTCACCCGGCGCGAATCCAGCGTGCTGCGCATCTCGGTGCGTACCGCGGCCATCCTGCTGGCCTTCACGCTGGTGTTCACCGCCCTGATGGCCGGCACCTACAAGGCCACCGAACCCATGGTCACGGCCAGCGCGCTGGCCGAGAAGCTGCGCCTGATCGGCGAAGTGCTGCCGCCCGGCCAGTACGACAACGACCTGATGGCTGATTCGATCATCCTGCCGCCGCAAGGAATCCTCGGGCTCGACGACGAAACCCGGGTCTGGCGCGCACGCAAGGGCGGAGCCCCCGTGGCGCTGGTATTCGAAGCGGCGGCGCGGGATGGTTATTCCGGCCGCATCAGCCTGATCCTAGCCGTCGATGCCAGTGGCAGGCTGCTGGCCCTGCGCGTCACCACCCACAAGGAAACGCCGGGCCTGGGCGACTATATCGACCCGAAGAAGGACAAGAACAAGACGCAGCCGTGGATCACGCAGTTCAGCAAGCTCGGCTTCGACAGCGTGCCGCCCAAAAAATGGCGCGTGAAAAAGGATGGTGGACGTTTCGACCAGATGAGCGGCGCGACCATTTCGGCCCGGGCCGTGACCAATGCCAGCGGCCGTGCGCTGGCATGGGCAGTGGAGAATCGGGACAAGCTGTTCGCCCTGCCGGCCAACAGCCGTTTTGAGGAGAAGCAGCCATGA
- a CDS encoding RnfABCDGE type electron transport complex subunit D → MNNSPYFRQPASVQSVMLRVLLALLPGIAAYVWFFGAGILVQIALASITALAAEAAMLKLRGKPLMMFLGDGSALVTAWLIALTFPSIAPWWLTVLGTLLAIVVAKHLYGGLGQNPFNPAMVAFALMIVAYPLLMSQWPRVDATDFAVQWEAIFGNRQVLDAMTMATPLDALRTVLRDPEQRAMIGGVLGTKATFGNVGGKGWEWIAAGYFLGGLYLLQQRIITWHMPAAFLATLFVISGAFALHDPERFAGPGFQLFTGGAMLAAFFIVTDPVSGATTPKGKLIFAAGAAVLTWIIRTFGAYPDGIAFAVLLMNIAAPLIDMYTQPPVFGHKIKGDDPK, encoded by the coding sequence GTGAACAACTCACCCTACTTCCGCCAACCCGCCAGTGTCCAATCCGTGATGTTGCGGGTTCTGCTCGCGCTGCTGCCGGGCATCGCCGCCTACGTCTGGTTCTTCGGCGCCGGGATACTGGTGCAGATCGCCCTGGCCTCGATTACCGCGCTGGCGGCCGAAGCCGCGATGCTGAAGCTGCGCGGCAAGCCGCTGATGATGTTCCTCGGCGACGGATCTGCGCTGGTCACCGCCTGGCTGATCGCATTGACCTTTCCCTCGATCGCGCCGTGGTGGCTGACCGTGCTCGGCACCCTGCTCGCCATCGTCGTCGCCAAGCACCTGTATGGCGGACTGGGACAGAATCCCTTCAACCCGGCCATGGTGGCCTTTGCGCTGATGATCGTCGCCTATCCGCTGCTCATGTCGCAATGGCCGAGAGTGGACGCCACCGATTTTGCCGTGCAATGGGAGGCGATTTTCGGCAACCGCCAGGTCCTCGATGCCATGACCATGGCCACACCGCTCGACGCGCTGCGCACGGTGCTGCGCGATCCGGAACAGCGGGCAATGATAGGCGGCGTGCTGGGCACCAAGGCCACTTTCGGCAACGTCGGCGGCAAAGGCTGGGAGTGGATCGCCGCCGGCTACTTCCTCGGAGGTTTGTATCTGCTCCAGCAGCGCATCATCACCTGGCACATGCCCGCCGCCTTCCTGGCCACGCTGTTCGTCATCTCGGGCGCTTTCGCCCTTCATGATCCCGAGCGCTTTGCCGGACCCGGCTTCCAGTTGTTTACCGGTGGCGCCATGCTTGCCGCCTTCTTCATCGTCACCGATCCCGTTTCCGGAGCCACCACGCCAAAGGGCAAGCTGATCTTCGCCGCCGGCGCCGCGGTGCTGACCTGGATCATCCGCACCTTCGGCGCCTACCCGGATGGCATTGCGTTTGCCGTCCTGCTGATGAACATCGCCGCCCCGCTGATCGACATGTACACGCAGCCGCCGGTGTTCGGGCACAAGATCAAGGGGGATGACCCCAAATGA
- the rsxC gene encoding electron transport complex subunit RsxC: MTALQRLFKFHGGVKPAYNKEASTGLPIAVAPTSTRLVIPLHQSIGGMPRPMVAAGERVLKGQRIGGADGNVSSAVHASTSGTVVAVEMRLMPHTSGLSALCVVIEPDGRDEWIPRQPFDFRSATPTQTRDYLRDAGVVGLGGAVFPSYLKLNPGKQGKLDTLVLNGAECEPFITCDDLLMRERAATILDGAAIMREMLAAGQVLIGIEDNKPEAIAAMEIAARAANAAAREDAFKVVSVPTRYPAGGAKQLMRVLTGIEVPHGKRSTDYGLQCFNVGTAYAIYEAIALGQPLISRIVTVAGNVGKARNYEVLLGTPMRDIIALCGPLPDSDRVIMGGPMMGLLMPDDSVPVVKAANCVLVGSKKLFPPPPPEMPCIRCGECAKACPSDLQPFEMYWFSRAKIFGKAQEYNLFDCIECGCCAYVCPSRIPLVDYYRFAKSEIWARETEKEAADVARERYEFRLLREEREKQEKAAKLAAKTAAGREKAAVALAEAEKPAVTPEQDAKKALIAAALERARAQKEQAHPENVSNLTPEQQAEIAAIEARRAEIREMAKPHLRQDD; the protein is encoded by the coding sequence ATGACCGCCCTCCAGCGACTGTTCAAGTTTCACGGCGGTGTCAAGCCGGCCTACAACAAGGAAGCATCGACCGGGCTGCCGATCGCCGTGGCGCCAACGTCGACCCGGCTGGTGATCCCGCTGCACCAGAGCATCGGCGGCATGCCGCGCCCCATGGTCGCGGCGGGAGAACGCGTGCTCAAGGGCCAGCGCATCGGCGGCGCCGACGGCAACGTGTCGTCCGCCGTGCATGCCTCGACCTCGGGCACCGTGGTCGCCGTCGAAATGCGCCTGATGCCGCATACCTCGGGGCTGTCGGCGCTGTGCGTGGTGATCGAGCCGGACGGCCGCGACGAATGGATTCCGCGCCAGCCCTTCGACTTCCGCAGCGCAACGCCGACGCAAACCCGCGACTACCTGCGCGACGCGGGTGTCGTCGGCCTGGGCGGAGCGGTGTTCCCGAGCTATCTCAAGCTCAATCCCGGAAAGCAGGGCAAGCTCGATACCCTGGTCCTGAACGGCGCCGAATGCGAGCCCTTCATTACCTGCGACGACCTGCTGATGCGCGAGCGCGCCGCGACCATCCTCGACGGCGCCGCGATCATGCGCGAGATGCTCGCCGCCGGGCAAGTGCTGATCGGCATCGAAGACAACAAGCCGGAAGCCATCGCCGCGATGGAAATCGCCGCCCGGGCGGCAAACGCAGCCGCGAGGGAGGACGCGTTCAAAGTGGTGTCGGTGCCGACGCGCTATCCGGCGGGCGGCGCCAAGCAGCTGATGCGGGTGTTGACCGGCATCGAGGTGCCGCACGGAAAACGCTCCACGGACTATGGCCTGCAATGCTTCAATGTCGGCACGGCCTATGCCATTTACGAGGCGATTGCGCTCGGCCAGCCGCTGATCTCGCGCATCGTCACCGTGGCCGGCAATGTCGGAAAGGCACGAAACTATGAAGTGCTGCTCGGCACCCCGATGCGCGACATCATCGCCCTCTGCGGACCGCTGCCGGACAGCGACCGCGTGATCATGGGCGGCCCGATGATGGGCCTGCTGATGCCGGATGACAGCGTGCCGGTGGTCAAGGCCGCAAACTGCGTGCTGGTCGGGTCGAAGAAGCTGTTCCCGCCGCCGCCGCCCGAGATGCCCTGCATCCGCTGCGGCGAATGCGCCAAGGCCTGCCCGAGCGACCTGCAACCTTTCGAAATGTACTGGTTCTCGCGGGCAAAAATCTTCGGCAAGGCGCAGGAGTACAACCTGTTCGACTGCATCGAATGCGGCTGCTGTGCCTATGTCTGCCCCTCGCGCATTCCGCTGGTCGATTACTACCGCTTCGCCAAGAGCGAAATCTGGGCGCGCGAAACCGAGAAGGAAGCCGCCGACGTTGCGCGCGAGCGCTACGAATTCCGCCTGCTGCGCGAAGAACGCGAGAAGCAGGAGAAAGCCGCCAAGCTCGCGGCCAAGACCGCCGCCGGGCGCGAAAAGGCCGCCGTGGCGCTGGCCGAAGCCGAGAAGCCGGCCGTCACGCCGGAGCAGGATGCGAAGAAAGCGCTCATCGCGGCGGCCCTTGAGCGGGCCCGCGCGCAGAAGGAGCAGGCGCATCCCGAGAACGTCAGCAACCTGACCCCCGAACAGCAGGCCGAAATCGCCGCCATCGAGGCGCGCCGCGCCGAAATCCGCGAAATGGCCAAGCCGCATCTGCGGCAGGACGACTAG
- the rsxB gene encoding electron transport complex subunit RsxB — MFEAILVMALGAVVLGAALGYAAVRFRVEGDPLVDKIDAILPQTQCGQCGFPGCKPYAQAIAKGEADINCCPPGGDEGIHKLADLLGREFKSLSAEHGIEKPKSVAVIDEQSCIGCTLCIQACPVDAIVGAAKQMHTIVAPQCTGCELCLPPCPVDCISMQPIAESVETWKWKYPVVKITPAQKEAA, encoded by the coding sequence ATGTTCGAGGCAATTCTGGTCATGGCGCTGGGCGCCGTCGTGCTGGGCGCCGCACTCGGTTATGCCGCGGTGCGCTTTCGCGTCGAAGGCGATCCGCTGGTCGACAAGATCGATGCCATCCTGCCGCAGACGCAATGCGGCCAGTGCGGCTTCCCCGGCTGCAAACCTTACGCACAGGCCATCGCCAAGGGCGAGGCCGACATCAACTGCTGTCCGCCGGGGGGCGACGAAGGCATCCACAAGCTTGCCGACCTCCTCGGCCGCGAGTTCAAGTCGCTTTCCGCCGAACACGGGATTGAGAAACCGAAGTCGGTCGCGGTCATCGACGAACAAAGCTGCATCGGTTGCACGCTGTGCATCCAGGCCTGCCCGGTCGATGCCATCGTCGGCGCCGCGAAGCAGATGCATACCATCGTCGCCCCGCAATGCACCGGCTGCGAACTGTGCCTGCCGCCTTGCCCGGTCGATTGCATATCCATGCAGCCGATTGCCGAGAGCGTGGAAACCTGGAAGTGGAAATACCCCGTGGTCAAGATCACTCCGGCGCAAAAGGAGGCGGCATGA
- the rsxA gene encoding electron transport complex subunit RsxA, which produces MTSYLFVVLGAVLVNNVVFVRILGLCPFMGVSKKLETAVGMGAATTFVLTMACGASYVIDRWLLIPNQLEYLRTLSFIVTIAAIVQLTELVIQKTSPLLHQVLGIYLPLITTNCAVLGIPLLNVSLRHNFLESLLFGFGSAVGFTLALILFAGIRERLEAADVPIHFRGTAIAMITAGLMSLAFMGFAGLDKYK; this is translated from the coding sequence ATGACCAGTTACCTCTTCGTTGTTCTCGGCGCCGTCCTCGTCAATAACGTCGTCTTCGTCCGCATTCTTGGCTTGTGCCCCTTCATGGGCGTTTCCAAGAAGCTCGAAACCGCTGTTGGCATGGGAGCGGCGACGACCTTCGTCCTGACCATGGCCTGCGGCGCCAGCTATGTCATCGATCGCTGGCTGCTGATACCCAATCAGCTCGAATACCTGCGCACGCTGTCCTTCATCGTCACGATCGCCGCGATCGTGCAACTGACGGAACTGGTGATCCAGAAGACCAGTCCGCTGCTGCACCAGGTGCTCGGCATCTACCTGCCGCTGATCACCACCAATTGCGCCGTGCTCGGCATTCCACTGCTCAATGTGAGCCTGCGCCACAACTTCCTCGAATCCCTGCTGTTCGGCTTCGGCAGTGCGGTCGGATTCACGCTGGCGCTGATCCTCTTCGCCGGCATTCGCGAGCGCCTCGAAGCGGCCGATGTTCCAATTCACTTTCGCGGCACGGCCATTGCCATGATCACTGCGGGCCTGATGAGCCTTGCATTCATGGGCTTCGCTGGCCTGGACAAGTACAAGTAA